The Nitrospinota bacterium genome contains the following window.
CCACGTAATAAAACCATGCATCAGTTTTTCCGTCTCTATTATTATCTAGCTCTTGTCTGGCTATCCTTCCCTCTTCATCATAAAAAGTCTTCACTTTGGGCTTCTCTTCTTGGCTAAAACCGATAGAAAAATTAAGCAGCATAAAAATGATAAAAAGGAATGACCAAATATTCCTAATCATGTGTACTCCAAATCTTAAGATAAAAAAATTTAATTATATTTAAAATGACCGTCAATAGCAAGCCTTCGTTTGTTTCCAACTAATAGTGAACTGGGAACAGGAGGGAATGGAGAAGCTTTATGAATCGCATTTACAGCCCCTTTATCGAGAGGGATATATCCAGAAGAAGACAATAGATATACACTGGAGACACTCCCGTCAATCTCGATACGAAATTCGAGCGATACCCTACCTTTCAAACCCGGTCTTGCTTCAACGGGATAATGCCAGACTGACATTATTCTTCTTTTTATTTTTTCCAAATAATCTTTGAATTGAGGATCATCACTATCCAGCGAAACATATACGGCCTCTGCATCTTTTCTAAGCAGGGGATGTTCTACTTTTTTCCTGAGATCAACAGGAGCCCTTGCCATTGCTTCAGGATCCTCAGGAACCCTAAATATTTCTCTTCCTTCTAATCTGTTCTCTACCTCTTTAGACCTTCCCTTTGTTTCGACCTGACTCTTTATAGGGCTTTTATCGAATGCTAATTTTCTCATGTCTGAAGTAACTCTTTTTGGCGCATTCGTATCTTTATGTTCTATAGGTTGAGAACTCACTAATCGTGTAGGAAAGGTCTTTGTCGAAGAAGCTATCAGCTCGGTTGGCTCAATGAAAGCTTCTTTCCCTTTAAATTCCTTTGGGGTTGTTTTCAATATCCTCTCATGAGACATTTCCTCTTTCAATTCAAAATCAAATTTATGGGTTAAAAAAAAAGGCTTTGGGGGTGCTTTAAACTTCTTCTCAAATTCATCCCCCTGAGATATAAGTATCTTGGGTTTTAAATCTGGTGTTTTATTTTTTAAATCAGGATAATTATTAGTAGTTTTTGGTCTTTTCAAAGTCTCTTGACCCTTAAATAAATCAGGGATTTTCTCTGTTGTTTCTCTTTTCCTCTCTATATCATCCTTCGTTTTAAGAAACTTAAAAGGCTCTTTATATTTCTTTTGGTCCTCTTTGAACCCAGCAACACTGGAAGCTAAGAGTTTTGGCTTGTTAAAGGTCTTTTGTGTTTCCTCTTTTTTTGGTTGTAAAATTTTTTTAGGCTCCTGTTTTTGTTCTGGTTTAGATAAAGTTTTCTTAGCTAATACTGTCTTCTTTGGCTTAACTTTTTTCTCAACCTTTTTTACTGCTTTGGATTTCGGTTCAGCCTCTTTTACTTTTTTTATTTCAGAAACCTCTGGAACCTCAACAATCTTTATTGAAACGGGCTTCTTTAAAATCTCTTTTGTTTCAAGTGCTTTATTAAAAAAGGGGAGGAAAATTATTAAATGAAGAAGGAATGAAACGACCAGGAATATATCTAATCTTGACTTATAAGAAGAAACTTCTAAATTTTCCCACAACAGATTACCATAAATAACTCTCTTTTTTGATTCTCTCCCCCTATCCCTTAGATATTCTTTCGCTCTTTTATAATGGCTATCAATAAAATCTTTGAAACAATGAATCAATCTGAGGAAAATATCTCTACTCTTGAAAAAAAGAAGCGTATAAGATCTTTTTTGGTTCTTTGGTTCCTCTAGATTATTGCCAGATGTTATCGAACTTTTTACCTTGGTTTTGCTCTCAATTTTATCAAGGAGTTTATCACCCTTTTTAGAGAATTCCCTTTTGCTAGCCTTTTTTTGGATATTACTGTCTAACTTACCTCTCTTTTTTTCAATATTTTTTTTCGTAACGATATATTTTCGAACAGTGGTCCTTCTTTTTCCCGAACCTTCGACCCCTCCTCTTATTTTTTCCTTCTTAATCTTTTTTCTCATAACTATAAACTAAAAAGGACAGAAAAATTTCTGCCCTAATCTGTTTCGAGTTCCTTTGTAAATAATTGAAAAGAATGAATATTGAAAATTATTATATATAACAGCACTTTTTCAAAAAACAGAAGAAAAATTGTTCATTAAGAACAAATTTATGAAAATTTTTATCTTCTCTCTCCTGCTATTTCAAGGTCTAACTCAAGCTTCTGTTTTTTCAGTTTTTCCAACTTTTCTTTGATCTCTGCCTCAAGGTCTTTATTTCCTGTACGTTTCGCTAATTCCAGCTGCTCATTCAACTTTTTTATTTCCTTTGCCAACTCATTTGACAACTCCTGCTGTAGCGTTCTCCTGCCCTCAATCTCTTTTTGTAAGTCCGGGTCTTTCAATCTGGCTAATTCTATCTCCAGCTGTTTCGTCTGTTGGCGCTGTCTTTCCAGTTCTAACCTTAATTCTTCCTGTTTTTTTCTCTCTTGCTCTAGCTGCTGCTGCGTCGTTTCTGGATATGCTCCAGTCCCTGTTTTTGACTGTTGTTTCGCTCCCTCTCTTTCTATCGCTTGACCAGCTAAACGCCCTGTCAATGCCCCAATTCCTGCACCTATAGCACTACCAGTTCCTGCATGACCGCTAGCACCCCCTATGATAGCTCCTGTTCCTGCACCTATAAGGGTACCTGCAATCGTTGCTTGTTCTGTAGTGGTGAGTCCCCCTCCTCCACACGAATAAAGGGCCACTAAAAAAATCCCAGAAATAACAAGAGCTAGGTAACGCCTCATCTATCTATTGCCTCCTTTCTTCATTAAATATTGAAAGGGTTTGGATCTAAAATTAAAGGTATGACAATTTTAAAGGATTGTCAAGCAGGAAATCCCTTTGATTTTATTGACTTAATCTCCAGCAATATCAATTTTATAAAAAAGGAAATAATTTATTGACAATAAAATCTTTTTGATATACTAATAAATGGATATGTTGGAAAATAATATCTTTTTTAGATTCTAAATATTATGAAAAACCAGAGGAGAGGTATAAAGATACCTCTTATTTTTTTTACTCTTATTGTCTTTCTGCTTGTCTGTTCAATGCTTCTTGCATCCCTCATTAAGTTAGACAACTACAAAACCCTTCTATCTAAACAGATTGGACAAGCTATCAAGAGAGATATATCAATTGAAAAAATCCGTCTAAGCATTTTGAATGGTTTGGCTTTTGAAGCAAAAGGAGTCTCTATCAAAAATAAAAAAGAAGCGTCTTCTCCACTCTACATTGAGAAGTTAACACTAAATGCTGAACTATTACCTTTGTTAAAGAAGAAGGTTGTATTAAAAAAAATAGTTCTTCATGAGCCCCAAGTAACAATAAAAAGGAATGAAAAAGGTCTTATCAATATTCTTAGCCTGCCTGAAAAACGATTTCTTATAATAGAAAATAGTTCGGCATCGTATAAAGTAAAGAATATTTTAATCAAAAACGGATACGTGAAATTTATTGATGAAAAGATCTCTAATCCCGCAACTACTACAGAATTTCAGAACGTTTCTATAAATCTCATAAATACATCAAAAGCCAGCCCTATAGCTTTCAAACTATCAGCAAACATAAGCAGTAATAACTCTCAAAAGACAAAAATCTCCGCTAAAGGATCCCTTAATAAAATACCTATAGATCTAGACCTTTCTGATTTTCAATTTGATGCAGATATTAAAACGGATTCAATTCAATATGAAGACCATAGCATCTACCTCAAACAAATCTCTTTTTTAAAAGATCTTAAAGGAGAAATAAAGGCTGACATCAATCTGAAAAAAGATACCGATGGAATACTCAAACTATCAGGAAATATTACCACAGGCTCTTTATCCTTAAAAATTCCTTATTTGCATGATGGCATACCCTGCGATGCTTATAAAAATATAATTAGCTGTGACATTGAATTTAATAAAAACTCTATAACGGTTAACAAGATTGGACTAAAAGTCAAAGATTCTCATAAGCATGAAATAATAAAGGTGGACAATACTTTTGGTAAAGATGGCAAACTTGTAACACAGGTTAACGCAAAAGATCTCTCTTTGAAAGCAATAAAAAAGTATATCCCAAAGAAATATATTTCTGATGATTTTAATAAGGTATTTGATAAAACAAAATTTTCTGGATCGATAAAAATTACTTCCGTTTCTTATTCAAAAACCATATCAAGGCCTGCTTCTTGGACACTAGAGCTCAAAGATGTAAATATTGATACAGGAGAAAATCTGCCGTCTATCAAAGGACTGACGGGACTCATAAATCTGAAAGATGATGAAATCAAATTGAACCGGTTGAATGGAAGGATTCGAAACTCCAACTTTTTCAATAGCCAAGGAAAAATTTTTCAAATAAACTCAGATCCTCAAATAGAATTTTCTCTTAAGGGAAATATGGACGCAGCTGATATTGAGTATATAAAATCCTTAAGTATATTTCCTCGTAAACTTTCTTCTCGCTTAAAAGGGTTAGAAAAAATGTCGGGAAATGCCTCGCTAACATTAAATGCCAAAGGGAATATTAAAGATAGAGAATCCTTTGAAATGCAGGGAAGTTTGGATTTGAAAAAAATAAATCTTTCTCATAAAAAAATCAAACCTGAGATGAGAAATGTCAACGGAAAGATCGATTTTACAGATGAGTTGATTAAGTTTGACTCGCTGAACATGCTATTAGATGGTTATGAATTGAACCTAAAGGATGGATTGATAGAATATGGCGCTGACGACCCTTATATTGAATTAACCATTGAGTCAAAGAAAACCCCTTTAGAGAATCTCCTAAACATTCTCCCATTTAAAAAAGATTACAAAACAAATATAAAGGGATTTGTAAAGAGCAAGATTATTATCTCTGGGAATTTGAACAATCGAAATAACCTTAATATAAAAGGAGATATTAGTCTGGATCACACAATGATTCTATCAAACAGAATTTCCAATCCCATCTATCTACACAGAGGTAACATCATTTTCAATACAAAAAAGGCGTATATTAAGATTGAAAAGGCCAAGATTGGGAACTCTGTTATTAATTTAAAAGGAGAGGTTAAAGACTTTCTTGAACCAAAAATCAACATCGACCTTATTTCTCCATATATTGAATTAGATGAAATACCTGCCCTATTCTCAAAACAAAATAGCGATTATGGACATCTCCTCAATTACGCAATGATAAAGGCAAGGATTCAGATAGAAAAGGCAAAATATAAGGATATGAATTTTAAAGAGATAGATACAAATATTATTTGCAATAAAGGTCAATTGAAAATAGATGACCTGAGGATAAAATCCAATGGTGGAAGTATTATGCTTAGCTCCTTGATAGATCTATCCTCGCTAAAAAATCCAACTATTCGTATCGAACCAAAGATTCTTAATGTCGATTCAGAGAGCCTGCTTAATGAACTAAACATAAACCAGAATATTCTGACAGGGTCTATGGATATTTCAGGCAACCTCTTTTTTCAAAGTCTCAATCCTGATGAACTTAAAAAAAATATGGACGGGCATGTCTTTATCCAATTTAAAAATGGGTTTATAAAAAAATCGGAGAGTATGGCTCTCCTTTCCTCCAAACTTCACTTCGATAAGGAATTCAAGAAAATTTCTGGTAAAAACGGTATGAAAAAACTTCCTTATCATACTATCAGTGGTGATTTTATCATTCATGATGGAATCATTACTACCAACAACCTATCCATCGTGGGCAAAAAGGTGAATATTGCAGCTACTGGTAGAATTGATCTGACTCACGAATTTATGGATCTCAAGGTAAGCGTATTAACCTCCAATACAATGGAAAGAATTGTCAACAAATTACCCTTTGTGGGAAATGCTGCTGTTGGAAATGATAAAAATCTGATAGCAAATTTTTATGAAGTCAAAGGGAAAATAAGCGATCCGGAAGTCACAAAGATCCCTTCTCATTCCATAGAACTAAATATTTTAAAGGCCTTTCGAAAAATAATTGTCCTTACCGGCGAGGTCCTCCATATACCTCAAAAGGTTCTAGCAATCGGGAGATAAAAGAGGTTATCTCTGAAAATTCCATTCTTGAGTTGTGTACTTTTCTTTCCTTAGCCTTTCTGACAATCTCTTCTCGTAGAGAGTTAATTTATCCTGAAACAATGGTCCGAAAGACTTATTAAGCGCCTCTATGAGGGCCTTGGAAACTTCTCTAAATGAGATCTTTCTGTTTAAAACCTCCTGAAGACTGATCATTCTATTATCATCCTCTGTTTTAAAAATAGAAGTCCATTTCTCTCTGTTTAAATTTAAAAGGATTGAACCCTGTTGGAGCAGAAAGTTTCTGCTCCTCTTTTGTGCACTTCCAATAATCTTTTTCCCCTGAGTAACAATCTCATAGAGAGAAGAGGAGGAAAAGCATGATGGTGAATCTATACCCTTTGTCTGTCCCCTTTTTCTTTTTGATGATAACTCAGCTAAAACACCGATGCTTTTTAATCCGGAAACCAAGGCATGACTTATAATCCTATAAGGTTCAAGGACACCATTACGAGAAAAGGCGTCTAAGCTTGATATAATGCTATAGGTGACCTCCTCTTCATGAAAGACAGCCCTTCCTCCTGTTGGCCTCCTTACCATATCCAAGGATAACTCATTCATTCTTTTAGATTCAAACAGATATGATGTCTTTTGGAAATACCCTATTGATATGGCCGGGGGATTCCAGCCATAAAATCGTATCGTTTTTGGCGAAAATCCTTTTTCACATGCAATGAATATCGCTTCATCGATGGCCATATTCATATAACCATCATAAAAAACATCTTTGATTAATCTCCATCCTTCCCTCTTATTATTCATGATTATTCTCTAGCTTTTTGGTTTATCATGAAAAGTATGGATGGATTTTTCTTTAGTCTTTCCATCTTAGTTGAGGTTCTCTTGCGGCGGAGGTTTCATCTAAACGTAATACTTTGGTTTTATGGGGGGCATTCTTCAATTTATCTGGTTCATCTTTTGCCTCCCTTGCAATCTCTTGCATCGCCCAGATAAACTCTTCCAGGCTTTCTTTACTTTCTGTCTCGGTTGGCTCTATCATGATTGCGCCCTTCACAATCAATGGGAAATATATGGTTGGAGGATGAAAACCATAATCCATAAGTCTTTTAGCAATATCTAAAGTTGTTACACCATTTTTATTCTGAATTTTATCAGAAAAGACACATTCGTGCTTACAAACTCTATTATAGGAAAGGTCATAGTAATCTTTTAATTTATTCATAATATAATTGGCATTGATTACTGCGACTTCACTAGCTTCCTTAAGTCCTTCTCCACCCATAGATCTTATATAGGCATAAGCCCTAACCATGATAGCAAAATTTCCATAAAAGCTATGAACTTTTCCGATTGAAAAAGGCCTATCATATTCTAAGTAAAATCTTTCACCATCTTTCTCAACAGTGGGACTCGGCATAAAAGGAACAAGATGTTCCTTTATCCCAACTGGACCTGCTCCTGGACCCCCTCCTCCATGAGGAGTGGAAAATGTCTTATGGAGGTTAATATGAACAACATCTATACCCATATCTCCGTATCTCACCTTCCCCATCAGTGCATTAAGATTAGCTCCGTCACAATATACCAGTCCTCCTTTTTGATGGATCATATCAGAAATTTCTAAGATATCTTCTTCAAAAAGACCAAGGGTATTCGGATTTGTCAGCATAATAGCTGCCGCATCCTCATCAACAATTCTCGAAAGTTCATCTAGATCGATACACCCCCGACTGTTTGATCTTACCACTATACTTTTATATCCACATAGTGTAGCACTGGCTGGATTGGTCCCATGAGCAGAATCTGGAATAATAACCTTTTTTCTCGGATTACCCCTGGACTTTAAATATTCCCTTATCATCATCAAACCTACCACCTCTCCCTGAGCACCAGCAGAAGGTTGTAATGTAACTCTGTCCATCCCGCAGATATCTTTTAAGTACTGTTCGAGTTCATACATGAGTTGTAAAGAACCCTGACAAAGCTCTTCAGGAGTATACGGATGGAGTTCAGAAAAACCCGAAAACCTTGATATATCCTCATTCACTTTGGGATTATACTTCATCGTGCAAGACCCCAGAGGATAAAAACCTAAATCTACACCGTAATTCCATTGGGACATCCTCACAAAATGCCTTACAATATCTACCTCGCTAACCTCAGGAAAACCTTCAATCTCATCTCTATATAAGCCCTCAGGAATTAAAGCTTTAATATTTTCTTCTGGTACATCACATGATGGAAGTGAAAATGCCTCTCTTTTTTTGGAGCTCTTTTCAAAAATTAAAGGCTCGTTAAAAACCAAACCCTTTGCTCCTATCATTCTTTGCTCTTTCATCAATTCTCCTAAATTTGGACTATAGAGCACTCAAAACTCTACAGAGAATATCAATATCCTCTTTTGTATTCTTTTCAGTAACACAGAAGAGAAGTGAATCTTTCATCTCCGGATAAAACCTTAATAAGGCTAATCCCCCTATGATATTCTTTTGTAATAACCATTCATTGACTTTCTCTAAAGGCAGTTTCGATCTGACTACAAATTCATTAAACGTGGGAATACTCATATCAACGGAAAAGTTTCTCATCTTTGAAATCTCTTTTTTTACATAGTTCGCTTTGTAAAGATTCAATTCTGCAAGTTTTTTCATGCCCCTCCTTCCTAAGGTAGAAAGATAGATAGACGCAGCTAAAGCACAAAGAGATTGATTCGTACAGATATTTGAGGTGGCTTTTTCTCTTCTTATATGCTGTTCTCTGGTAGCCATTGTAAGAACATAACCTCTCTGCAAACTTTTATCTGTAGTTGCTCCTACAATCCTTCCTGGAATATTCCTTACATACTTCTCTTTTGTAGCAAAAATGCCAAGGCTTGGGCCACCAAAATTTATGGGGTTCCCAAAAACCTGCCCTTCCCCAACTACTATGTCACAATCAAAAGCCCCAGGAGGTTTTAAAATTCCCAATGCAATGGGCTCAACAACAACAACGATCAGGAGAGCTTCTTTTTCCCTTGCAACCTCAGAAATCTTTTTTATATCCTCAATGGAGCCGAAAAAGTTTGGATATTGGATGATCACTGAAGAGCTGTTAGAAGAAACAAGCATTTTTACTTCATTCGAATCTGTAAACAGATTCTTTGTAAATGGTATTTCTTTAATCTCTAAATCAAGGGACTGGGTATAGGTATTTAAAACCTTTCTATATTCAGGGTGGACAGCTTGAGAAATAAGTATCTCTTTTCTATTATTAATACGATTTGCCATTAAAACAGCTTCTGCGAGAGCAGAAGCACCATCATACATAGATGCATTTGTAATCTCCATGTCTGTAAGCTGACAGATAAGGGTCTGATATTCATAGATTCCCTGGAGTGTACCTTGACTTATTTCTGGTTGATAAGGGGTATAAGCTGTATAGAACTCGGATCGCGATACGAGGTGTTCGACCACACTTGGGATATAGTGACCATAACTCCCAGCACCTAAAAAAGATATATATTCAGTACCAGCGTTTTTCTCGCTTAATAAATTTAAATGGCTCTTGAGCTCTGGCTCTGATAAAGCTGAAGGTAACTTAAGATTCTCTTTAAGCCTAATCTTTTCTGGTATATCTGTAAAAAGTTCTGTAACATCCCTAACCCCTATTGCTCTTAGCATCTCTCTACAGTCATCATCTGTGTTAGGAATATATCTCATCTAGATTCCTTTATTTCTTTTCTTCTTTGATAAAGGCTTCATATTCTTCAGCTGAAAGAAGCGCATCAATTTCATCCTCATCACTTATTTTTACAACAATGAGCCATCCGTCTCCATAGGGATCAGAATTTATTAATTCAGGTTCTTCTTTCAGTGCTTCATTGATTTCTAATACCTCTCCGGTTACAGGAGAATATAAGTCAGAGACTGCCTTGACAGATTCAACTACTCCAAAAGTCCCCATCTGCTCAACCTCACTTCCTACCTCTGGGAGCTCCACGAAAACAACATCTCCTAATTCTTCCTGGGCATGGTCGGTAATGCCGATAATAGCTTTACCACCCTCAATCCTCGTCCACTCGTGTTCCTTTGAATACTTTAAATCTTTTGGAAATTCCATTTTTCTCTCTCCTCCTTTTCTGTTTATCTTCTTTATAAAAATTTACCAAAAGCTAAAATTTTATTAATCCCAAATAATTTTCTTTTCACAAATGATAATCGAGGCCAAATCACTCAATGAATCAACAATACATTAAAAAGGCGGTTAATGAATCCTTTCAACCCGAGAGGAATAAAAAGGAGTCTTAACAATTTTTGCCTTTACCCTTTTATCCCTTATTGCTATATCCAAAGCAGTACCAATATCTGAATAAACAATACTAACATATCCTATTCCAATAGGCTTTTTTAAGGAAGGAGACATGGTTCCACTCGTCACATTTCCAACCTTTATATTTTTATGATATAATGAATTTGATGAGCGTGGAATCCCTCTCTCTATAGCTTCAAAACCTATTAATTTTCTATCTACTCCTTTTTCCTTTTGTTTTAAAAGCACCTCCTTTCCAATAAAATCTTCCTTGTTGAGTTTTACAACCCAATCAAGACTTGCATCAAAAGGTGTGGTTTGGGAATCAATATCATTTCCATATAAAGGATACTTCATTTCTATTCGGAGGGTATCTCTAGCCCCTAAGCCTGCTGGCTTTATTCCAAACTCTTCCCCCGCATTAAATATCGCATCCCATATCTTTTGTGCCTTTTTATGATTAAAATATATCTCAAAACCATCCTCCCCAGTATAGCCAGTCCTTGATATAATTGATTCAACCCCGTCTATCCTACCTCTTTTAAACCAGAAATATCTGATTGAAGAAAGTTTAATATCCGAAAGCCGCTGTAAAACCTCCTCAGACTTTTTCCCCTGTATGGCCAGTTGACAAAGTTCTTCAGCTACATTAATCACTTCGGCATTTTCTTTATTATTGCTTTTTATCCAATCTAAATCTTTATCTGCATTAATTGCATTCACGCACAACATTAATCTTTCATCTTCTATTTTATACACAGTAATATCATCAACGATACCTCCATAAGGGTAACACATCAGTGAATATTGAATCTGATCATTCTTGAGTCTTGAAACGTCATTTGATGTTAGCCTCTGTATTAATTGGAGAGCTTTTTTGCCCCTGATTTCAATTTTACCCATATGGCTTACATCAAAAACACCCACCTGACTTCTGACACAGTTATGCTCATCAATAATGCCTGAATATTGCACCGGCATCTCCCATCCAGCAAAATCTATAAGCCTGGCTCCTAATTTTTTATGAATACTATGAAAAGGAGTCTTTTTTATTGAAAAACCTCCTTCTGTCACTCAATGAGGCTATATTTCTTCACAACAAATCTGCCACTATAATTAGAATGAAAGATTTTTTTTATTTAAACTGGCAGAAAATAGTTACAAGATACATATTCTTTTTTTATTGTCAAATAAAAATTCTCATTAACCAAATAATTTTTTAAAAGTTTTTGCTCAATAAATTTTTGGTTGGTCTTTAGATGAAAAGAAAAAAGAGGAAAAGCTTTTTTACAAATAAAAGTTTTTTGTTATAAGATTTAAAAAAGGACTTGATATTGTGCCAAAATTCAAAGTAAGATTATTAAAATTAAGAAAAAGCTATAGGTTCTAAATTTTTGGCTTTCACTCCTCTCATTTCCATTATGTTCTTTAAAGTCCTGTCCACAGTAAAAAATATCATCTGCCAACCATCTTCTGTAATATCAAATAAAATATCTAAAATTCGAGATATCCTTTCAGAATCAAAAGTTAAAAATGGATCATCCAGAAGCAAAAATCCTTTTTGTTTCTTTAGACTCCTTTCCGCTAATGCTATTCTTATAGCCATATAGAACTGGTTTAATGTTCCGCTGCTTAGCCACTCAATTGGTTTTTCTTCGCCAGAGGGGAGTTCGACCATAACATCAACAAGATCCCATCTCTTAACGATAATTCTATCGTATCTAAAATTTGTTATTTGAGAAAATAGTTCAGAAGACCTCTCTTCTAAAATATTTTTCACCTGAAGAGTAGCCTCTTTTTCAATATCCCGCATAATAAAATAAGCTGCCTCTGCTGCCTCACGCTCCAGTAGAAAATTATCTAGTTCCTTTTTCTTCTCGTCGAGCTTAAGAAGGATATCTATCTTCTCTATACCCATTAAACCTCCCTTTAATTCTCCAATAGAAACCCGGAGTTCATGCACCTCGTTTTTTCTTTTTTCCACTTCATTCCTGAGTTCTAGAATCTCATTATTTAATCTATTATATTTCTCTTCATCCCAAGGGATATTTTCTATCTTATCTTTATCTCTCACTCTTTCTTCTAA
Protein-coding sequences here:
- the gcvT gene encoding glycine cleavage system aminomethyltransferase GcvT, with the translated sequence MTEGGFSIKKTPFHSIHKKLGARLIDFAGWEMPVQYSGIIDEHNCVRSQVGVFDVSHMGKIEIRGKKALQLIQRLTSNDVSRLKNDQIQYSLMCYPYGGIVDDITVYKIEDERLMLCVNAINADKDLDWIKSNNKENAEVINVAEELCQLAIQGKKSEEVLQRLSDIKLSSIRYFWFKRGRIDGVESIISRTGYTGEDGFEIYFNHKKAQKIWDAIFNAGEEFGIKPAGLGARDTLRIEMKYPLYGNDIDSQTTPFDASLDWVVKLNKEDFIGKEVLLKQKEKGVDRKLIGFEAIERGIPRSSNSLYHKNIKVGNVTSGTMSPSLKKPIGIGYVSIVYSDIGTALDIAIRDKRVKAKIVKTPFYSSRVERIH